Proteins co-encoded in one Nicotiana sylvestris chromosome 7, ASM39365v2, whole genome shotgun sequence genomic window:
- the LOC138873269 gene encoding uncharacterized protein: MVISRALQRPMKDPTAVSWNYNIAIVTYKGKEIAGEVNETNQSGKYLNLEEVNNAKQKRFPLKNPVSDKEAEEFFRKMKTADYEIIDQLQKSPAQVSLLSLLISLVEHQKVLIKSLNEAYVPIETSIEQLERMAERFFAVLDMDTSYNFLLGRPWIHAAGVVPSTLHQMVKFEYEDQEIVVQGEDDQLIYRDPESRTEYDEEEAFRGINRELEQFENKSKPNLNETGPVNLDVFAWSYDDMPGLSVDLVVHKLPTYPDCPPLQQKQRKFKTDIRDKMKEEVTKQLKAGVIRVFDTPHGWPMCPSAKERRENPTIILTKFDIVYVTRTTMKAPALVDHLAENPLDDEYKPLNTYFLDEEVNSVETISEDTNAWKMFFDGVVNAKGDGIGAILISPIGQNYPSTVRLRFFFTNNIAEYEACIMGMNMAITKRQHVEDLSKQFKTVEFRYIPRFHNELADALATLASILPYPGNVHIDPLEIQIRERDVIGTIETKASNGHRFILVAIDYFTKWVEAVTLKDVTKKALVDFVPSNIICRFGIPTNIITDNDANLNSHLMREICKQFKITRQNSTSYRPKANVVVEVANKSTKKILRKMIQNSRQWHEK; the protein is encoded by the exons ATGGTCATTAGTCGCGCACTACAAAGGCCTATGAAAGACCCCACTGCAGTCTCTTGGAACTATAACATAGCAATTGTGacatacaaagggaaagaaattgcAGGGGAAGTAAATGAAACCAACCAATCTGGGAAGTACCTTAATCTGGAGGAAGTGAACAATGCCAAACAAAAGCGCTTCCCGCTCAAAAATCCAGTTAGTGAcaaagaagcagaggagttcttccgaaaaatgaaaactgcggactacgagataattgaccaactccaAAAGTCTCCTGCTCAGGTCTCACTTTTGTCTCTGCTGATAAGCTTAGttgagcatcagaaagtgttgataaaGAGCCTCAATGAGGCTTATGTTCCGATTGAAACCTCTATCGAACAACTGGAaaggatggcagaaagattcttcgca GTCCTAGACATGGACACTTcttataatttcctcttgggaagaccttggattcacgcAGCAGGGGTCGTACCttccactctccaccagatggttaaatttgaatatgaagatcAGGAGATTGTAGTCCAAGGAGAGGACGATCAATTAATTTACAgggaccc tGAATCAAGaacggaatatgatgaagaagaggcttttaggggaataaatcgagaattggaacaatttgagaataagtcTAAGCCAAATCTAAATGAAACCGGGCCAGTAAATTTAG atgtattTGCTTGGTCCTACGATGATATGCCAGGTTtaagtgttgatctagtggtgcacaAATTGCCAACTTACCCTGATTGTCCCCCTCTCCAGCAAAaacaaagaaagttcaaaactgacattaGAGACAAGAtgaaagaagaggtcaccaagcagttgaaAGCGGGTGTGATCAGAGTgttcgatacaccacatggttggccaatgtgtcccagtgccaaagaaagacgggaaaacccgact ATCATACTCACtaagtttgacatagtctatgtcactcgcacgacaatgaaagctcCAGCTCTAGTAGATCACCTAGCTGAAAACCCTTTAGATGATGAATATAAGCCTCTAAACACTTACTTTTTGGACGAGGAAGTGAATTCAGTTGAGACAATTTCggaagacaccaatgcttggaaaatgttcttcgatggagttgTGAACGCAAAAGGTgacgggattggggcaattttgatctcacccattGGTCAAAACTATCCATCCACAGTTCGGCTAAggtttttcttcacaaacaacattgctgagtatgaagcctgcattatgggtatgaatatggcaatcaccaagag gcaacatgtggaagatcttagcaagcaGTTCAAGAcagtcgagttcaggtacattcctcgttttcacaatgagttagctgatgcactcgctactttggcctcgattttgccatatccaggcaatgtccacattgacccattagaaatccaaatccgagaaag GGACGTCATTGGGACAATAGAgacaaaggcttcaaatgggcatagattcatattggttgccattgactacttcacaaaatgggttgaagcagtcacTCTCAAAGACGTCACTAAGAAAGCATTGGTAGACTTCGTGCCCTCCAACATTATCTGCCGTTTTGGTATCCCTACGAATATCATTACGGACAATGATGCAAACTTGAATAGccatttgatgagggagatatgtaAGCAATTTAAGATCACGCGTCAGAATTCTACCTCTTATCGACCCAAAGCTAATGTTGTTGTTGAAGTAGCTAATAAGAGCACCAAGAAGATTCTTagaaagatgattcaaaattcgagacaatggcatgaaaagtag